The window TGTCTCCCTGACGAATATCATCAACAAGATCAACATTTTCGGTTACTTTACCAAAACAAGTGTGGTTACGGTCTAAATGTGCAGTATTTGTTCTGCTGTGGCAGATAAAAAATTGCGAACCACCTGTGTTGCGACCTGCATGTGCCATTGATAATACACCACGATCGTGATATTGGTTATCGCCATCTAATTCGCAATCGATTTTGTAACCAGGGCCACCAGTACCAGCTAAATGTGCAGTAGCGGGATCTTTTGAATTCGGACATCCACCCTGAACTACAAAGTTCGGAATTACACGGTGAAAAGTTACTCCATCATAAAAGCCTTCTTTAGCTAATTTTTTAAAGTTTGCAACGGCTTTTGGCGCATCATTATCGTAGAATTCTACGGTCATATCGCCTTTTTCTGTTTTTATTATTGCTTTACTCATCTTAATATCGGTACTATTTTTTTAAACCTGTTTACTTAAAAAGACCAAAGTATTTTTTAAGTAGAGGGCAAAAATAACAAAATTGTATAACTTATAACACCATTAAATTTTTCTATCCAGTATAAATGAGGTATTTTAGTATTTTAAGTAAACTGGTTTTGACAAAGAAATATTATATCCTCCTCATCTGTCTGCTTTGCTCTATGGGGCTTAAGGCTTCATCGTTATTAATTTATATGGATGAAGACCAAAAAAACCACCTTAAAGCATACGGCATTGCCTATTGGACCATTAGCAAACAAGTTGAGGTAGACTGGCTGTTAAATTACCGCGGAGGTAGCTTTCTCATTAAATACAATAAGGCGGTAGAAGATGAACTTAAAATAAGAGGAGTATCGTACGAGGTTATGGCCGATGGTAAAGTGGTTAGCTTATTAAACGAAATCAGCGATCCTTCGGTAAACATGGAAATGGTAAAGCTGGAGAAAACGCCAAAAATTGCCGTTTACTCGCCTAAAAGCAAATTGCCCTGGGATGATGCCGTTACCTTGGTTTTAACTTATGCCGAAATTCCGTACGATGTAATATACGATGACGATATTTTGCAGGATAAACTAAGTAAATATGATTGGCTCCACCTACACCATGAAGATTTTACTGGTCAGTACGGCCGGTTCTGGGCCAATTTCAGGTATGCTACCTGGTACCAGGAAGATGTAAAAAACCAGGAGACATTGGCCAAACGCATGGGTTATAAAAAGGTATCGGAAATGAAACTGGCCGTGGCCAAACACATTAAAGAGTATTGCGCTGGTGGGGGCTTCTTATTTGCCATGTGCTCGGGCACCGATAGTTTTGATATTGCCCTTGCAGCCGAAGGTGTGGATATTTGTGCCCAGATGTTTGATGGTGATGCGGCCGATCCGAATGCCCAAGCTAAGCTTGATTTTAATAAAACACTGGCTTTCCAGAATTTCAGGCTTGATAATAACCCCATGAATTACGAGTTTTCGGATATCGACGCCACTCAAACCCGCACACTTAACCAAACCAACGATTATTTTACGCTTTTCGATTTTTCGGCCAAATGGGACCTGGTACCAACCATGCTTACGCAAGACCACGATAAGGTAATTAAAGGTTTTATGGGGCAAACCACAGCATTTAAAAAAAGTCTTGTTAAAACGAGTGTAACGGTTTTAGGCGAAAACAAAGGTGCGGCTGAAGTACGCTACCTGCATGGCGAAATTGGTAAAGGGCAGTTTACTTTTTATGGCGGCCACGATCCGGAAGATTATCAGCATGCAGTAGGTGATCCGCCAACCGATTTAAACCTGCACCCTAATTCACCGGGCTATCGCCTCATTTTAAATAACGTACTTTTTCCTGCAGCCAAAAAGAAACCTCAAAAAACATAATTCTTCAGTAACTACTTTCTGGCATTCATCATTTCAGGCTAAAAAAAACTGTTTTGGCCCGAAATTCCTGTTATGTATACAATAGGGAACAAAAAACCATTGCGCAAAGCAATACCGTAATTATACTAATTCACTACAAATACACGCCTGTAAACCAACACATTACAACCTGTTTTGTAACACACTTGATACTTTGGCACAGCTTTTGGAAATGAGGCTTGTAATTAACAACAGGTTTAAAGCCTGAAATTTTTAAACAAGATCTTTCTAAAAGAAAAATATTATGAAAAAGTTATTATTAAGTGCATCAGTTATTTTATTAGCAACAGGTGCTTTCGCACAATCGACTACGGGTACTACTTCAAGATTTGGTATTAAAGCCGGAGTTAACTTAGCTAAAATTCATTCAAGTGGAGATAATGAATCTATCTACAATGACAATGCTAAAAACAATGTTGGCTATAATGTTACCGCTTTTGGAGATTTTGGTGTGGCTAACAACTTTTTTATCCAGCCCGGAATTTCATTGCAAAATAAAGGTGTAAAATTCGAAGGCACCAGTTCTGCAACTATAGGAGCTACGACTACAACTACTACATCATCAGTAAAAACGAATGTAATGGCTATTGAAGTACCGGTTAATGCGGTATTTAATATTCCAACCGGCGATGCTGGTGCAGTGCAAATTAGTGCCGGTCCGTATATTGGGTTTAACATTTCTGGTAAAAACAAAGGAAATACCACCACTACTACGGTAAATAACAACACCAACTCGAGTGTAACCAGTACCAGTAGTAATGACAGGGATTTAAGTTTTGGTAGTGCAAACGATAAAGATCAGAGCTCTACGGATTTTGGCGCAAACTTTGGTCTGTCTTACCGTACCTCATCTGGTTTCTTAGTGGGTGCCAATTATGGTTTAGGTTTATCTGATTTAACTCCAAAAGACAGACAAGCTAACAGCAATAAATTTACCAATCGCGTGTTAGGATTTACAGTAGGTTATTCTTTCTAAGCAATAACATACCTATGAAAAACAAAAACCTTCCCGGTGTAAAATCGGGAAGGTTTTTTTATGCTTTTTGATTAAGTTACCTAATCGTAAAAATTCCAACTAACACCAAATTTCAACAGGGCATCCTGCATCGGGTAGCGGTTTACTGTAAAGTACCCCTTTTGGAAAAGGCCCTGGTTTACGAAATCATATTTAACAAAGATATTGGCCCTTTTTAAATTTGCTTTAAAAAAGACATCGACAATTGGTTTCGACTGTAAATTAACCGGATTATCCTCATCGATATAAAACTGTGCAGTAGCCGGCGAATACAAATAATTTCCGTATTCTGAATTGTAGCGAACATCGAAGCCGATATTTGCCTTCAACACTTTAAAAAAGGTATTATTGAAATAAATGCTGTTATAGGTGTAAATTTCTGGTGTTCTTAAAACAGCATTTTTATCGGTTTTTTGGTAGGCTACGTAGTTTTCTAATGCAAACTTACCAAAGCGCCATTTCTTTAATACATCAATCCTGATTAAGCTGATATCTGCTGTGGCCTGTTTGGGTAGGATAGCCGTTGTACCGTTACTGTGGTCGGCAGCAAAATAAAGATAATTACTGGTTAAGAAATATTTTGCCCCTGCGGTAAGGTCATATTTATCGTTTATATAATTAAAAGACAGGTTCAGGATTTTGGTGTTTTTAAAATCGTTATTTGTCCATTTGTAGTGGTTACCATGGTAATAATCGTAAATCGCCGATGGGCTCTGGTTTTGTGCATAAGCTCCCAGTTCTATCCGGCCAATAGTTTTACCCAAAAGGATTTTACTTTTTGCCTCATACAGATAATCGCCGGCATTTTCGCCTTGCAGGATTTGCTGTAAGTCTAAATTAAAATCGACATTGCTGGAGAATCGGTAACCCGCAGCACCCAAAACCGTAATATTCTGGTAATAAGCCCTACTTTGCTCGTAGCTGGTACCATCTAATTTAAGTCCCAGAAATTCATGTTTGTAATAATCGTGCCTGATCCCTGCATCTACCTTTAGCTCATTTTTAATTACCGACGAGTTTTTAGGCCGTAAAAAGAAACTGTAAATAAACTCATTTTTAACATGCAACACACGGGTCGAATCGTTGGTAAAGGTAGTACTGGCAATTCCCGGAGGCAGCACATTGTTTACATCGGTTTCGTTCTTTAAAAAATCGTAGGTATTGGTATTGTATTCAAAAGTATGGGTAAGCTTATTGGTTGGTAAAACCGCATTATTAGCATTGGCTGAGGTATCGATACGGCCCACGTAATAAGTCTGCTTTAAAAACAAGGTATTTTTCTTATAGATATTCCTGGCTGATGACAGATTTACTGGTTCGGCCTCCCTGCTAATGGTTGAATAATCGGGATTAAATATCTGTTTGGCCGAAGTTACCGATCCATTCTCGTAGCCACGCATGGTATTGAAAATTGCCGAAGCCCACATATTATAACGCTTGCTTGGCGATTGATACCACGAAAACACTGCTACATTTAAGTTATCGCCACGCTGCCTTGCATAAAAACCCTTGGAGTCGCCACGGTTAAAATTCACTCCAACATTCCAGTTTCGCTTAATATTTTGAGTATGAATAGCCCTGAAAAGCTGCTCCTTTTGACCCGCGCTTACAAAATATAAGCTTGTAAAAGGCGTTCGAGCCTGATAGTAAATAATATCTTCGGGCGTTAAGGCATAATAATCGAGCGAGTGGAAGCCCACATCAAAACCAATACGCTTGCTCGGTTCAAATAACAAAGGTCTGGCCGAAAGCCCCATATTACCATTGCTGATGGTGGGGTGTGTAGGTTGCAAAAGCGGACTATAATTCTGAATATTGGTAGTAGAGGTATCGAGCGGCAGCAGCACAATACTATCTTTGGTTAAAGATAGCTTGGTAAAGCGGATGTATTTAGCCGTAAAAACTACCGAATCCTTGCCTCCATCCAGCTTTTTTCTAACCGAATCGAGTTCTTTATTGGTACCAACACTTGTTTTTAAATCTTGTGCAAAGGCTTTGTTGATGCCCATGAGCACGATAATCAAAAAACAGATCTGAACAATATTACGCATCTTATAGTTCGGCAATTAAGCGGGTTAAAATTTCGGTCATTTTAGGCTCCGCCTTTGCTGCAGCCTCTAAAATTTCGTCAAGGTTAAAAGGTTGTAAATCTTCCGGAAATCCCTCATCCGTTAATACCGAAATGGCAAAAACAGGTAAACCGGCATGGTTAGCCACAATAACTTCGGGCACTGTACTCATGCCCACTGCATCGGCGCCAATTAAACGCAGGTATTTATACTCAGCCTTGGTTTCTAAATTAGGACCAGAAACGGCTACATAAACACCTTTATGGCATTTTACATCAACATTTTTGGCTATTTCTAAAGCTTTGGCAATAATAGAACGTTTATATGGCTGGCTCATATCCGGAAAACGCGGTCCAAGTTCGCTTTCAATTAAGCCTCTTAATGGATTATCGGGTTGCAGGTTAATATGATCTTCAATAATCATTAAATCACCTTTTTTAAACTCTGGGTTTAAAGAACCCGCAGCGTTAGAAACAATCAGGTTTTCGATGCCCAAACCTTTCATTACACGCACCGGAAAAGTAATTTGCTGCATACTATAACCTTCGTAATAGTGCAAACGCCCCTGCATAGCCACAATTTTTTTTCCGTTTAAAGTCCCGAAAATGAGTTTTCCGCTATGAAATTCAAGCGTAGAAATCGGGAAATTCGGGATATTAGAATACATAAGCTGGTGCTCGACTTCGATATCTTTAACCAGCCCGCCAAGCCCTGTACCTAAAACAATACCTATTTCTGGTTTAAAATTCTCTGTTTTACGTTTTATATATTCAACGGTTTCTTCTATTGCTCTTAACATAATTTAAAATGAGTTCGTCAAAGATAATCTTATCTTCTTCAAATAATTCAACCTCAATGGGTAAATAATATACGGGTAAATTTACCAGTAAATCTTCAAATCCGGTAGCTCTTAAACGTTTGCTATCCTTTTCTGTTGTGATGATGATTTTTTCTTTTTTTATTCCTGCTTCAAAAGCCGTTTTTAGCTTGCTGAGATCGGTATGCTTAAAGGCATAATGATCTCTGAACGCTTCGTGTTTAATGCTTTGGGTATATTTCTGGAGCTCTTCTATTAAGGGTTCTGGATTGGCAATTCCTGTTAGCAGGAAAACTTCATAATCTTTAACCGATTCAAGCGGCCTGCTTTCTTCCCGGTACAGGTGTTGTAGCTGACCATACTTTAAATAAGCATGCAAGACCGGCTGGTTATTGTTGGGCTGTAATTCGTTTACAGATGCCTGTTGCGCCACATGTAGCAAAGGCACCGGCGACTTGGTAACCAAAAGCACATCGGCCCTTGTGCGCGAAGCAAAAACATCCCTTAAATTTCCTGCAGGCAATAAAAACTGTAAAATGCCCAGTTTTCTGAACTCGAAAAGCAGAATATTAAAACCTGCTCTTATTGCCCGGTGTTGAAAAGCATCATCCAGAATAATTACATCGTGATCGTTTTGCAATTGCCTTACTCCAGCCACCCGATCTTCGCAAACGGCTACCGTAACTTCCTTAAATTTTTGATAGTACTGCAATGGCTCGTCGCCTATTGTTTCGGCTGTAGCATCGGCATCGGCCAGGATAAAGCCTTTGGTTTTACGTCCATATCCCCTGCTTAAAATAGCAACTTTATAATTGGCCAGCAACCTCACCAAATATTCGGTTGTAGGTGTTTTTCCAGAACCACCAACAGCCAGGTTACCAACACAAATTACTGGCAGATCGAATGATACGCTGCGCATGATCCCCCAATCGTATAGCTTTTTCCGGAGAATAACAGCCATTCCATAAATAAATGAAAAAGGGAGGAGCAGAAGGCGTAAATAATTAACTAGCATAGTGTCGTGGATTCAAAAATACTGATTATTTAAAAAAGAAAGGCATGGCACTCACCATTACCATTAAAGCAACCTTTGGTAATTAAAAATGTTTTGCTTTCTTCCCATTGTGCATATGGTATTTAACCATCGTACAACATTTAAATTGATAAGCCTGAATTTTCTTTTTATACTTGTTGTTCTATCAAAACATAAACGCATGTCTCCAAATAAACGCTTAGTAGTTGGTCAGGGTCAGATTAGTGGCTATATTTCTATATTTTTAGCTGTTCTGGCTTTACTGGGTATCCTCTGTTTTCATTATCCCGAGAAACTTACCACACCCGAATTCCGTGAGGTTTACACGAAAGACAGTATGGAGGTTTTAATGTTGGGCGGGGTAATTGCGTCTTTCTTCTTTTCGGCGTTAAGTATTGTTTTAAGCAAAAAATTAAAGTGGGCCTGGCCAGGTTTTTTATTGGCTGCACTTGCTGTATTATTGGGCGCTGTAACCGTTGAAGGTAGAGATGTTGCCAAATCGAACTGGCATTTTGGTTTAGACTGGATGATTTTAGATTTACTCTTAATGGTAGCCATTTTTGTCCCGCTGGAGTTGTTTTTCCCGAAAAATACCAATCAGACCAAATTCCATGAAGAGTGGCGTACCGATTTAACCTATTTTGTAATCAGCCATCTATTTATCCAGTTTTTTGGCATTGTTACGCAAAAACCTGCGGTGTTGTTTTTTGGCTGGTTGGGTTTAGATAAAATCCATACCTGGGTGCAAGGCCTACCTTTTGCCGTAGCGCTTTTTCTCGCTTTCCTCAGCACCGATTTATTTCAATATTGGGCGCACCGCTTTTTTCATACTAGGGTGTCTCTATGGCGTTTTCATTCAATACATCATTCTACACAGAATATGGATTGGCTGGCCGGAAGCCGCACGCATTTTATCGATATCTTTTTTACCCGTGCCATGACTTTTATTCCCTTATATATACTGGGGTTTTCGTCAACGGTATTTAATGTTTACATCATTTTTATTGCCATTCATGCAGTTTTAATCCACGCCAATACTCGGATTAATTTTGGGCCGTTGAAATACATCTTCACCACACCACAATACCATCACTGGCACCATTGCGAAGACCCTAAATATTATGGACATAATTTCGCATCGATATTTCCATTTATTGATATGCTGTTCGGCACCTATTATTTACCTGGAAAGGAATGGCCTGCCGGAACAGGCGTGCACGAAGCTGCTTACCCAAAAGGATTTGTGAAACAAACCATTTATCCATTTACCAAAAGCCCTTTCGATACTGATCTGAATATGGAAGAGCGGAGCGATAGGTAAACTTATTGGATGATTAAAGTGGTTGGTGGAGACACCAACCACCAGCGACCTGCTTAGCGGTCGGTGTCCTCACCTACCGCCCAAAAAGATCAGCTTATCGTCTGCGCTAAACCTCTTCTTTCGCCTCTACCCTCGGTGGCATTAATTTATAAACCACTGGTGTAACAATCCGTGATAGCAAAGTAGAACTAATTAAACCACCAATCATAACTATTGCCAGCGGCGAAATAAGTGGATTGCTTGACAGTGCGATAGGCAACAAACCTCCAATGGCTGTGAATGTAGTTAAGATAATTGGCAGGAATCTGATTTCGCCTGCTTCTTCAATGGCCTGATTTAAAGGCATTCCCTCACTGCGCAACTGATTGGTAAAATCGACTAGTAAGATGGTGTTTTTCACTTCGATACCCGCCAAAGCCACAATACCGATGGTAGCCACAAATGATAACGAATTACCAGTAACCATAAGCGCCAGTACAGCCCCCACAATACCAAGCGGAATAACCGACAGTACAATAAGCGTACTTTTAAAAGTTTTAAACTCCAGCACCAGCACAGCAATAAAAAGGAAAAGGGTAACCAGCAAGATGCTGCCAAAACCACCAAACGACTGGTTTCGGCTTTCTATTTCCCCGCCCATTTCAAAGGTGTAACCCTCAGGCAGTTTCAGGTTTTTCATTTGCGCTTCTACATCCTGAATCACCTTATCGTTCAAAAAACCTTTCTGCACAAATGCATTGACCGAAATGGTACGGGTTTTATTGTAGTGATTAATGCTCAAAGGTGAAGTTTCGAGCTTTAACGAAGCCACCTGAAGTAAAGGGATCGAGGTACCCTGATTATTATTGATGTACAGGTTATTAAAAACCGTCAAATCTGGATAAGATGGCCGTTTAGTGGTAAGCAGGATATTGTAATCATCGCCGTTAGATTTTGGATTGATGAATTTTCCTACTTCCAATCCAGCCACAGCCATGCGTACAGTCCGGTCGATATTAACAGTCGGAATGCCCAGTGCCTGTGCTTTATCTTTATTGATATCGACTTTAATATCAGATTTTAAATTTTTGAGCGGGTTGTTTACATAAATGGTTCCGGCGGTTTTAAGCAACACGTTTTCTACACGTCCACCAATATTTCTTAAGGTATCTAAATTATCTCCCAGCAAACGCACCTCAACAGGCGAAATAATTGGCTGCCCTTGCTCAAAGTCTTTAACTTCTACTTTTGCACCCGGATAGGGTGTCCATTTTTTACGCAACATTTCGATAATTTCGATCTTGCGATCGGATTTGATATCGGGTTGCAGCAACACAAAAAGCTCCGAAAAGTCGGTTCTTTCATTTTGTGGCAACACATTGTAATAAATCCGGGGATTACCTTTCCCAACATTCGAAGCAAAGTACTTTACTTCAGGAATCTTTTTCAGCTCCCTTTCTATTGCTTTCGTAACCGAATCGGTATAATTCAGGTTCGATTGCAGCGGTGTAGAGATATTGATTAAAAACTGCGGTTTTTCTGAGGCCGGGAATAAACTGAAGCCAATAACCGGAATAAGCATAATAGACCCCACAAAAATAGCCAAGGCTATAACAATGGTTAAAATTGGTTTCGCCAAAGCCTTATCCAGCAATTTCGAATAAGAGCCATGGATAATTTTCTGTAAAGTGCGCAGGAAAATATTGCCATTGGCATCGGCATGTGGCTTTAACAATTTGCTCGATAAAAAGGGAACCACTGTTAAGGCCACCAGCATGGAGGCAATAACCGAACAAATTACGGCTACCGGTAAACTTCTGATAAATTCGCCCGATGCTTCGGGTAAAAACATTAAAGGCATAAAAGCAATAATCAATGTGGCCGTACAACCCATTACTGCCATACCAATTTGTTTGGTTGCTTTCAGCGTAGCATCAAGCCGGCTATGACCATCGCGCATCCAGCGTTCAATGTTTTCTACCACCACAATACTATCATCAACCAATAAGCCCAGCGATACCACCAAGCCTACAATACTCAGTTGATTTAAACTAAAGCCTAATACGCTTAGCAAAACCACACCGATAGCCAGCGATAGCGGAATAGAAACCATCACCACAATAGAGGCCCTTGTACCCAGAGGCAAAAGTGTAACCAAAACCAACAAAATGGCAATCAGGAAATCTGTTCCCAGCCCCCCAAACGACTGTTTACATTATCGGCCTGATCGAACATTAACTGCTGATCAATATTGGCTGGCAGGGTTTTCCCGAATTTCTCTATTACCGGCAAATAGGCTTTCTGGGCAGCGGTAATGTTTCCGCCCGATTTTTGTGCAGCCACTACAAAAACGCAGCGGTGTCCGTTTAAACGGGTAATGTCTTTTTCCTGCGAATAATCGAAATACACATCGGCGATATCTTTTAAAGCCGTATTTTTGCCGTTACCGCTAAAAACAACCGTATTTTTAATTTCATCGATATTCTGATAGTTACCACTGGTTTTAATGTTGAATGATTTAGTACCCGCATTTACGCTTCCACCAGGAATATTGGCCACCTCACTTTGAATAGCATTGACAATAAAAGTAACCGGAATGTGCAGTTGTGCCAGCTTTTCAAGGTTTAAATCTACCCGCACCAGCTGATCGGGCAAACCCATAATTTCTACATTTTTTAAAAACGGGATTTTCTCCAGTTCTGACTGCAAATCTTCTGCTTTGGTTTTCAGCTTATCGCGCGATGCATTTTCAGAAACCAACGCAATCTGCAAAACATTTACATCTGAGGGGGAAACCTTTTGCACTTCCATGCTGTAAATTTCCTGGGGGAGATTTGCCCGCTCACTGTTCACTTCGCGCACCAGCTCCTGGTATTTATCATCTACATTTACGGCATATTTATACTCTACAAAAAGTACAGCCAAGCCATCACGAATGGTGGTTTTGATGGTCTTGATATCGTCCAATCCATAAATAGTTTTCTCTAGAGGCTTTACCACCAATTCCTCCATATCCTTCGGACTAGCCCCTGGATATACCACCACCACGGGATAGTTTGGCGCATTCATGTCGGGATCTTCCGATCGCGGCATATTGAATATTGTGGTAATACCCAGCGCCAAAACCATGAGCACCATGATCAGGGTAAACTGGTAATTTTTTACAGCGTATTCTGATATTTTCATCTTATTAGCTATGATGTGTATATTATTCCTTCGGTGTGATTACACCGATTTTAATGGGTCAGTTCCTCACAGTTCATATAAAATCGCATCTACCCCTTGAAATCTTGCTTTCAGCTCTAGTTATTTAATCTTTAGTCTTACTTAACCACCTTAATCTTCGAACCATCAGTTAAATAAGCGCTACCCGAAACAATTAAGCCTGTTGCATTTTCTAAACCGCCACTAATTGTAATTTTGTCATTTTGGATAGCCCCTAACCGAACCTTTACTTTTTGGGCGGTTTTATTGTCATTTGTAATAAAAACATAACCCTCGTTTTCACCACCGTCTAAAAGCGCATCGTAAGGAATGGTATAACCGCTACTTGTTTTGGTTGGGATAATGGTAGCCTTACCAAATAAGCCTGCAGCAAGCCCCTGAATTTTCGAATCGCTTAAGCTTAGCTCTACACCAAAAGTTCCACTTTGCGGGTCTATACCCTCAGCCTTACGAGTTACTTTTGCATTTAATGTTTGATTGGGTAGCGCATCGGTAGTAATGGTAGCGCCATCGCCTATTTTTAAAGCAGCCCATTGCACATCACTCAAACCAACTTTTAAAATCCATTTACTTTGTTTTGCTCCGTTTATCTGTAAAATCGGGGTTCCTGGCCCTACTACCTGACCATCGTTAGCCAATTTTTTAAGCACAAAACCACTACTGGTTGCCCTGATTTCGGAATAATTCTGATTGAATTTTACCGCATCCAATTGTTGTTTGGCCACCTGCAATGCGGTTTTGGCATTTTGCATCTGCTCTAAGGTGGCCACACTATCTTTATACAGTTTGCTTGCCCGACTGTAATCGCGTTCGGCTTTTTGGTATGATAAATTTACCTGCTGCACCTGGGCCGAAATTTCGGTCTGGTTCACAGTAGCCAGTAATTGTCCCTGGTGCACGGCATCGCCCTCTTTTACCAAAATCCGGTTAATGATGCCTCCGTTTTTAAACGAAAGAAAAGTTTCGTCGTTGGTGGTAAACTGTCCGGAAGCTGCAATGGCATGGTTGGCATCTTCAACTTTTAGTACCATTACCTGAACTGGTATGGTGTCTTGAGTACCGACATTATTGTTATCGGTTTTATGACTGCCGCAGGCACTTATTGTAAAACCTGCAGCAAGCAGGGCTGAATAAATAAATATCTTCTTCATAAAATTAATTTATTGAATAGGTTGCGGTTTCGCGCTCAACATCGGCCATTGCCGATAAAACTTTATACCTGTTTATGTTTACTAAAAGTTGGGCTGAAGTATATTGGTTGCGGGCATCGATGGTTTCTATAAAAGAATTTGTACCTGCTCTATACCCTTTTTCGATCAGACGCTGGTAGCTTGATGCCGCCTCGAACTGCTTGAGTGAAGATTGGTAGGTTTGGTAGGCTGCCCTTAAATTATTTTGCGCTGTTTTGGCCGAAAGATTTAACTGTTGTGCTGCCAGATTGGCATTCAGCTCGGCATTTTTAAGATCGAGGTTACTTTGTTTGATTTTAAAGTTGTTACGGTTTCCGGTAAAAATCGGAATATCGAGCTGCAAACCAATCATATAGTAGCGGGTATTATCGTTAAAGTGAAAACCTTCTGATTGCGAGCCCAGGTCGACAAAACCACCCAGTTTCGGTACTGCAAACTGCCTGTTCATTTTAAGTGCAGTTTTGTTGATGTTGATCAGCTGGCCTAAAGCCTTTAATTCTTCCCTCTCACCTGTTACCGATAAATCAGCAATCAGTGCAGGAGCTTTATTCAGATCGGCCTGGTTATCAAAATTCGCATCAATCTTTTCGTTTGCATCACGATTTAAGAGGAAATTAAAATACATGCGGGCATTGATTACTTGCTGATCAGCCGCAACCAATTGTGCGTTCACATTTTCTACTTCGCTTTTCGAACGCAAAACATAGGCTGGTAAACCTTTTCCCCCATCAAGCAGTTTTTCGTTTACCCGCAAACCTTCATTCGCCAGCTGCAAACCCGATTTATAAATATCAACTGCTTGTAAAGCATTCTGATAATTGTAATAGGCTGTTTTAATGCTCCGCACTAAATCGCGTTTGTAAATCTGCACTTCAAATTCCTGCAGAGTTACCTGTTGTGCCGATAATTGTTTATTATAACCTAAATCGGTATTAATAATCGGTACCGTTGTTCTTACTTTGGCATCGTAATAATTCTTTGGCAGGAAGTTAATGCTCTGGTTTTCCATCAAAGGAAAGTTGTTGGTGGCTGTCAATTTATTCAAGGTAGAGTAAACCGGATTTAACAGGTCGCCAAGCGGCAAGGGGATGTTACGTCCTCCATCAGCAGTAGACCAGGTGGTAGAAAAAGCAACAGTCGGAAGATATAAACTCCTGGCCGTTTTTAATGCCAGCTGAGCCTTATCTAACGAAATGTTTTTTTGTTGCAAAACGATATTGTTTTTAAACGCTTCTACTACATAAGCATCCAGCAACTGTTGGGCATTTGCGGTTGAGGCTAAAACCGTAACCGAGAAAAACAACAAACCAAATAACTTCGTTCTCATAATTAACAGTGTTAACTTAATGTTATTTTAAACTATTCAACATGGCAATAAAGCCATCAAAAGTTTT is drawn from Pedobacter sp. HDW13 and contains these coding sequences:
- a CDS encoding efflux RND transporter periplasmic adaptor subunit; this encodes MKKIFIYSALLAAGFTISACGSHKTDNNNVGTQDTIPVQVMVLKVEDANHAIAASGQFTTNDETFLSFKNGGIINRILVKEGDAVHQGQLLATVNQTEISAQVQQVNLSYQKAERDYSRASKLYKDSVATLEQMQNAKTALQVAKQQLDAVKFNQNYSEIRATSSGFVLKKLANDGQVVGPGTPILQINGAKQSKWILKVGLSDVQWAALKIGDGATITTDALPNQTLNAKVTRKAEGIDPQSGTFGVELSLSDSKIQGLAAGLFGKATIIPTKTSSGYTIPYDALLDGGENEGYVFITNDNKTAQKVKVRLGAIQNDKITISGGLENATGLIVSGSAYLTDGSKIKVVK
- a CDS encoding TolC family protein, whose translation is MRTKLFGLLFFSVTVLASTANAQQLLDAYVVEAFKNNIVLQQKNISLDKAQLALKTARSLYLPTVAFSTTWSTADGGRNIPLPLGDLLNPVYSTLNKLTATNNFPLMENQSINFLPKNYYDAKVRTTVPIINTDLGYNKQLSAQQVTLQEFEVQIYKRDLVRSIKTAYYNYQNALQAVDIYKSGLQLANEGLRVNEKLLDGGKGLPAYVLRSKSEVENVNAQLVAADQQVINARMYFNFLLNRDANEKIDANFDNQADLNKAPALIADLSVTGEREELKALGQLININKTALKMNRQFAVPKLGGFVDLGSQSEGFHFNDNTRYYMIGLQLDIPIFTGNRNNFKIKQSNLDLKNAELNANLAAQQLNLSAKTAQNNLRAAYQTYQSSLKQFEAASSYQRLIEKGYRAGTNSFIETIDARNQYTSAQLLVNINRYKVLSAMADVERETATYSIN